The following coding sequences are from one Panicum hallii strain FIL2 chromosome 5, PHallii_v3.1, whole genome shotgun sequence window:
- the LOC112891907 gene encoding uncharacterized protein LOC112891907, with the protein MLLALMDEAYTGSAIEDSRGNSGSDDSSPLDLADPMFLDLLKDENDGIAAKHWISPTISSTLQVAVNSPQSDRLKQSLEMAPRFLSLYFAIALRDVNDSLLCALIPVVMSRYAAMFPDKVFSFEVRKRLSDFILAAFQRSPDIIAVPKKPITDRLGEAHDYLHRCIHVK; encoded by the exons ATGCTTCTTGCACTGATGGATGAGGCATACACTGGTTCTGCAATAGAAGATTCTAGGGGTAATTCAGGTTCTGATGATAGTAGTCCCCTAGACCTCGCTGACCCAATGTTCCTAGACCTTCTAAAAGATGAGAATGATGGTATTGCC GCAAAACATTGGATATCTCCTACAATATCTTCGACATTACAGGTGGCAGTTAACAGTCCACAATCGGACAGATTAAAACAGTCACTGGAAATGGCACCTCGCTTTCTTTCTTTGTATTTTGCAATTGCATTACGGGACGTTAATGACT CGCTGTTGTGTGCTCTTATTCCAGTAGTTATGTCAAGATATGCTGCAATGTTCCCAGACAAGGTTTTCTCATTCGAG GTCAGGAAAAGACTGTCGGATTTCATATTGGCTGCCTTCCAGCGGTCTCCTGACATCATTGCAGTACCAAAG AAGCCTATTACTGACAGACTTGGTGAAGCTCATGATTACTTACACAGGTGCATACACGTGAAATGA